Genomic segment of Dehalogenimonas alkenigignens:
TCAATGTGTCCAAGATCACCGTCAGCCCCAATTCAGGGCAGGTGGGAACATCGGTAACCATTTCAGGCAACGGCTTTACCTCCGGCGGGGTGATTGACTTCGAGTTCGACGGCGCCGCCTTCACCGGCGTCACCTCGATAACCGCGGCGGCCAACGGCACGTTCACCAAGACGGCGGTGATCATCCCGACGACGTCGGCCGGGGCGCATACCATCACCGCCAGGGTGACTTCGGACACCACCGTGTTTGCCAACGCCACATTTACGGTGAATTCAAGAATCGTCATCACCCCTACTGAAGGCACCGCCGGAACTACGGTAACCATCACCGGCTCCGGCTTCTCACCGGCCGGGGTCCTGAGCTTCACCTATGACGCTACGCCGCTGGCAAGTTCCCCGGCGACACCGGTCATTCAGGCCAACGGCACCTTCAGCGCCCAGGTGGTCATCCCCGGCGCCGCGGCCGGCACCCACACCATTTACGCCGCCGACGGGCTGGGCAACGTAGCCACCGCAAGTTTTATTTCCAGGATTACTGCAACTCTTACACCCCTGACGAATACCGCAGAACCAGGCTATGTCGGCCAGGAAATCACAGCGACTGGTACTGGCTTCATGCCAAATTCGACTATCACGGTAAGATTGGGCAATTCCCCAATGGGTTCAATTACAGCAAACGCCACCGGGACTTTCAGTATTAAGTTCAAGATCGACGCTATACCAGCTGGAGCACACGTTATCACCATTTCAGACGGCACCACTACTATGCAATTTGACTATATCATGGAAGGCAACGCCCCGGCGGCGCCGACGCTGGTGACCCCGGCCAGGGATACCAAAGCGGAGCAGCCGGTAGTCTTTGACTGGAACGATGTTTCCGACCCCTCTGGCGTTACCTATACCCTGGAAGTGGCGCTGGATTCCAGCTTCACCAAACTGGCGCTCAAGAAAGACGGCCTGACTTCATCCAGCTATACGATGACCGAGGCTGAAAAACTGGAAACGGTGCCCAAGAAAGCCCCGTATTACTGGCGGGTCATCGCCAAGGACGGCGCAGGCAATGTCGGCGCCGCGGGATCGGCCTTCACTTTCACCGTCGGCTTCTCCCTGGAGGACATCCCGATGTGGGCCTGGATCACCGGCGGCTTCTTTGTCGTGGTGATCGTCGGCGGCCTGCTGTACTACTTCACCCGCCGCAGGTCAATGTACTAACGCGAACCTGGCAGCCCCTTAGAGAAGCGCCCCCGGAACCGGGGGCGTTTCTTTTTGTAATCGATAAGTATAAAGACAAGTAAAAATTAGGGGCTAAATCATCAAATACCAAGTAGTAGTACTAATGCACAATTACCGCCGAGGGGGCGAAAATAATATTAACGAATTTATCGGAAGGGGAAACATTCCCTTAACCGGAACAAGGAGAATTATGGAAAACCAGAAAACCGGCATCAGCCGGCGCGAGTTCATGAAGCGGGCCGGGCTGACCGCGGCGGGAGCCGGCGGCGTCCTGCTGGCGGAAAGCGCCCTGGTGCGCGGCCTAACCATGTTTGCGGCTAAGCCGCCGCCGGCAGGCCAGGTACCGCTGCCCGGCAACAAGATACCGCAGTTCATTGACCCGCTGCCGGTGCTGGACTTGAACCCGGCATCGACCACCGGGATACCCACGGTGGTCGCGGGCGCGAATGAGCTGGTGCTCAACATGCACACCTTCAAGGCCAACATCATGCCCTCGACCTGGGCGGCGGCCAACCCGGGCTATACCGGGACGTGGACTTTCGGCTACCGCGTGGGACCGGCGGCGGCGCCCGGGCTGGTGGAAACCAACGTCGGGCCGGTCATCGTGGCCAGCCGCGGCACGCCGACCCGGATCCGCTACGTCAACAACCTCGAAGCCAGCGCGAACACCATTCACTGGCGGGACTGGACGGATCAGACGCTCCATTCCGCCTTCCACCAGGCTAAGGGCGAGATGATGCCGATAGCAAGCGACGCCCAACTCCATTACGACGGGCCGGTGCTGGCGGTGCCGCACCTGCACGGCGGCGAGGTCCCGGCGGTGGTGGACGGCGGGCCGGAAGCCTGGTTTGCCAGCGATGTGCCCGGAACCGCCCCGATATCTATGGATAAAGGGCCGGCCTATTATTCCATGGCCGGGGCGGCGGCCAACGAATGTATTTACACCTACCCCAACAGCCAGGAAGCGGCGCCGCTGTGGTTCCACGACCACCTGCTGGGCGGCACCCGGCTGAACGCCACCTTCGGCGGGCTGGCCGGGGCTTACGCCTTGATCGATCCTGATCTTGACCTGCCCGACGGCCTGCACCCGGTCGGCCTGCAGCGGGGCGGCACTACGGACTACCTCATCCCGTTAGTCATCCAGGACCGGATGTTCGATACCAACGGGCAGCTGCTCATGCCAAACGCCGGCGTCAACCCGGAACACCCCTACTGGGTGCCTGAGTTCGTCGGCGACACCATCATCGTCAACGGCAAGGTCTGGCCGTACCTGACGGTGGAACAGAAGCGGTACCGCTTCTTCCTGATCAACGGCTCCAACTCCAGGGCTTACGATATGTTCCTCCAGGACACCGCCTCCGGGATCAAGGGGCCGCGGATGTGGGTCATCGCCACCGACGGCGGCTACCTCGACGCGCCGGTGTTGATCGATCCCAACGCCAACGGCCAGCAGATCAAGGCGGGGCAGCAGACCAGCCTGATGATGATGCCCGGCGAACGCTACGAGATCATCGTCGACTTCGCCGACCCGGTGTGGCGCACTCTGCTGGCGGCCCGGAGAGTGAGGTTCCCGCTCAACCTGACGCTGCGGAACACCGCCCCGACGGTCAACGGCAACCCCAAGGCCTCGACCGAAGGCCGGATCATGCAGTTCAGGGTATCCACCGCCGCTCCCGCCGAGGATACCAGCTACAACCCGGCTTCAGGCATACCGCTGCGGCCGCCGATGGTGCGCCTGGCTGGAGTCACACCGGCTAAAACCCGCTTCCTGACCTTGAACGAAGTTGTCGGGGCCGGCGGGCCGCTGGAAGCGCTGGTCAACAACACCAAATGGAGCGGGCTGCGGCATGGCATGAATCCAGGTGACCCGCCCATACCCATCCCTGGATCGGTCGAAGTGCCGCCCAACTGGCTGACGGAACTGCCCGAAGAAGGCGACACCGAAATCTGGGAGATCGCCAACATGACCATGGACTCCCACCCTATCCACCTCCATGCTGTCCAGTTCCAGCTGCTCAGCCGGCAGCCTTTCGATATGAAGGCGTTCATGGCCGCTTACGACATGGCCTTCCCCGACGGTATGTTCATGCCGGGCCACGGCCCGCCAAACGATTACTTCACTCCAAACGCCGCGGGCGCCATCGGCGGAAACCCGGACTACACTCCTTTCCTGCTGGGGCAAGCGACGCCGCCCCTGGCTTACGAAGCCGGCTGGAAAGACACGGTCATCATGCGGATGGGCGAGATTTCGCGCATCGCCGTCCGCTGGGCGCCGCAGGACGTGCCGGCCGGGACTTCCGGCAGCTTCCCGTTCGATCCCGCGGCGGGCGACGGGGTGTACGTCTGGCACTGCCACATCACCGACCACGAGGACAACGAAATGATGCGGCCGGACCAGATCCAGCCCAAGGCCGGGGCAGTCCGGGACTTTGAGATGGGCACCGATTTCTAGCCCGGTAACCGGGCAGTCGATAAAAAGCGAGGCCGCTTTGGCGGCCTCGCTTTTTATTTGATGCCGGCGGGACTCGCCGTAAAACCGCCCGGACACGGGTGTTATCGAACTCGTCCGCGCGCCGCGGTTTCAGGCAATTTGTTTACCCTTATCCTGGGGCGCCTGAGAAAAGACCGCGTCAACTTTAACTGTGCCGACGCCGCTGATGACGACGCCCATCGCCGCTTTCAACGCGCCGGCGAATTGCTCAAACACCGGCCCCGAGGTCAGGTACTCTCGGTAAGTTCCTTTAACCTGAAAAGTGGTGAAAGGCGGAGCGACCGGCACTTTCATGGCGACGATGGCTACCTTCCCGGTTTCCTCCAGGTTCTTGAAGGTCCTGGTGGTTCGCCCGTAGAGATCGGCAAAGGCAAGAGTCTCGTCGTCGACCGCGGTCATGCTCGTTTTGGGAGTGACGTTCAATTCGCCATCGCGGCTTACCGTCGCTACCATTTTAGGCACCGCGGGATCCTGAAACAGCGCGATAACCTCCGGCGGCAATTTAGCCATAGCAAGCCTCCTTAATTTAATCTAGAAGCGAAATCACGGCCAGGGTCATCGCCGTGACGCCGAGAAGCAGGTGGACCCAGAACAATTTGGCGGTGATAAAACCTTTCAGCGGGTTGTGAGCCGTTTTCAACGTGAAGCCGCAGACGCCGGCCGCCAGGATGAACACGAATGCTAATGTCGCCATGCTTACCTCCAATTTTTTCTTTATTGTGGCACCGCCGCGGCGGGAAGTCTGTAAAATACTTTACCAACAAACCCGGCGGCGTGATGTAGAATAAAGCGTGGTTCCGGAGGATTGAAATGACATCGCTTAGCTGTATGGCGGACATGTGGTTATTCGACGCGCTGGACGAAAAGGAAAAAGCCGATGTCCGCCGGCTGTTTCAGCGCCCCGAATACCTGAAGAATGAATATCTCTTCAACGAGGGCGAGCCCGCCAGTTCCGTCTTCATCGTCACCAAAGGCCGGGTTAAGCTGATCAAGACCTCCGAAGACGGCCGGGAAATCGTGCTGGGATACCTCACCGCCAATCAGCTGTTCGGTGAGGAAGTCCTTTTCGATGAAAGCCGCAGGTCATTTGCCGCGGTCGCCGCGGAGGATACCCGGCTATGCGCCTGTTACAAGAGCAGTTTTGAGACCCTGCTTGCCCAGAACAGCCAGTTATCGCTGAAAGTGATCAAGAGCCTGGGCGATAAAATCAGGCGGATAACCGAACAACTGGCAGACGTGGCCATCTACGACACCCGTTCCAGCCTGTGCCGGACGCTGGCCAGGCTGGCTAAAGAACACGGGCGCGAGACGTCCGATGGGATGAAGCTGAATTTCCGGCTGACCCATGACGACCTCGGCGCGCTGGTCGGGGCTTCCAGGGTCATGATCACCAATGTGATGCGGTCACTCAAGCTGGCCGGCATAGTGAAAGACGACATAGACCACCGGCTGGTGATCAGCCGGTGGTTTTTGAACGAACCGCTGCCTGAAGAGACTCCTGTAACTCCTGGTTCGCCAGGCAACTGCGAATGCTTCCAGCTCAGGTAAGCAGGCAGTTACCCCCTCAATCTGGAGGCGGTTATTCCAACCTGGATCGGTTGATTTCTTTCACCAATTTGGCTATCGGTCTCCATTTCTCTTTCTCATAACAGCGGGCGCTCTGCGCCTCCCTAGCAGCCAGGTAATGTATCTCATTCCCCAGCTTGCGGTAGCTTGCCAGCCTGGCGGGATCAAGTTCTCCCTGGTCGATGGCCGCCCTGACGGCGCAACCCGGCTCCCCGTCATGGCCGCAATCGGCGTAGCGGCATTCCCGGGCGTACATCTCGACGTCTGAAAATGTACCGTGGAGATCATCTTCTCCCGCCCACATCTGGATTTCCCGCATCCCCGGCGTGTCGATCACAATGCCGCCGGCGGGCAGGAGAAGGAGCTGGCGCATGGTCGTGGTATGACGGCCCAGGCGGTCATCCGATCGGACCGCCCCGGTCTGCTGGCGCTCATGGCCCAGCATCGCATTGATCAGAGCCGATTTACCGACGCCGGAAGACCCCAGAAAAGCGACGGTGCTGCCTTCGGTCAGGTACGGCGCCAGCGCCTCCAGGCCGGCGCGCTCCCGGGCGCTGACGGCGTGAACCGGTACGCCGGGGGCGATAGCTTTAACCTTAAGGATGAAATTTTCAACGCCTGGGCACACATCGGCTTTATTAAGCACCATGACCGGCGCGGCGCCGCTGCTCCATGCGAGGGTCAGGTAACGCTCGATACGCCGAAGGTTGAAGCTCCTGCCGCCGTCCAGGCCGCTGACGATAAAAACGGTATCGACATTGGCGGCGACAATCTGTTCCACGGTACGTTCGCCGGCTGCTTTTCTGGAAAACTTGCTTTTCCTCGGCAGCACCGCCTGGATAACGGCTTTCTTTTCACCGGCCAACGGCTTGACCGCTACCCAGTCACCTGCCGCCGGGTACAGGCCTTCGGCCTTGAGCCGATGCCGCATCCTGCCGGCGATGGCCGCCGCAAGCACGCCACCGGCGCTTTGCACCTGGAACAGGTCTTTAGACTCTGATATGACCCTGGCAGGCACCGTGTCAGGGATATTCAATTGTTGAAAGTGCTCCTTAAAAAAAGGACTCCAGCCAAGAACTCGAAGGTCCTGTGGCCGCGAATCGGTCGGTTGGTCGTTCACTGGTTTTACTCCTGAATTTTTGGTAAAGCGATAGGATAAATCCATTAAAATAGAAAACCGCGGTTCACACCCCGCGGCCGTTCTGCTTTCTCAAGACAAGAAGAAACAATAAAGCCGTTCCCGGTGGAACGGCTATCAACCTGCTCGATCAGACGAGGAATTTCTGGTTAGCCTAAACACGCCGGGGCGTGACATCCGGAACTATCAACATGACAGGCATCAACACCCCTCCTTTTTTCCGTAATCCTGGGGAATACTAGCACCGCGTCCGGCGGGAGTCAAGACCGGTTGAACGAAGTATCGAATTGAGAACTGGGCAGTACAGGATTCGAACCTGTGACACCCTGCGTGTAAAGCAGGTGCTCTAACCAGCTGAGCTAACCGCCCGTGAAGACCTATTGTAGACTAACTTTCGGGTGATGTAAAAAGCTGTCAGGGATTGGCGGAGATGTATTCGGCGACCAGCTTATGGGCTTTTTCATCGGCGCAGAGCGATTCCAGCTCCCGGCTTGAATCCCGGTAAAGGGTGATGCCCTTGACTCCCTCGCGGTAGCCGAAGAGAAAGATATCCGCCTGCTGCTGAGGCGTCGTTAAATTGGGCACGTTGGTCATCTTGGACACCGCGCCGTCGGTGTGGCGCTGAAAAGCGGCCTGGATGCGGACATGCCACTCCGGTTTGATGCGGTTGGAGGTGACGTAAACGCGCTTGATGCGCTCCGGCACGCCGTCAATCTGCGTCAGATCGATGCAGGACACCAACTTCTGTAAAAGCTCGCCGGAGTAGAAGCCTTCGCGGCGGGCGGCGGACTCGAAGTAGGGATTGATCTCGAGCAAATTCTCGCCGTCCAGGACGTTCCTGACGAAAACGGTGGCATAGAACGGCTCGATGCCGACGTTGCAGCCGGCGATGAGCGAGATGGTGCCGGTGGGGGCTACCGTGGTGCAGGAGGCGTGTCGCTGCCTGCGGCCGCCGGGGGCGTCGTGGACGCTGCCCTTGAAAGCCGGGAAGACGCCTCGTTTTTCGGCCAGCTCCTCCGAGGCGTCCCGCGCCTTTTCGGTGACGAAGCCCATGACATACTCGGCGATCTTGACCGCCTCGAATGAATCGTAGGGGACGCCCAAAAGAACCAGCATGTCGGCAAAGCCCATGACCCCCAGGCCGATCTTGCGCGTCTGTTTAGTCACTTCCTCGACCTGCAGCAGCGGGTAGCAGTTGACGTCGATGACGTTGTCAAGGAGATTCACGCCGGTCTTGACCGCCGCGGCCAGTTTATCGTAGTCGACCACCATCTTTTCGCCGGCCTGTTTGACCATTTTAGCCAGATTGACCGAGCCCAGGTTGCAGGATTCGTAGGGCAACAGGGCCTGCTCGGCGCAGCCGGTGACTGTCTCGACGGGGCCGAGGTTGGGGGTGGGATTGCCGCGGTTGACGCGATCGATAAAGACCAGGCCGGGGTCCCCGGTCTTCCAGGACTGGGCGACAATCTTCTTAAAGACCTCGACGGCGTTGAGGCGCCCGGTCAGCTTGCCTGTCCGAGGGTTGATGAGATCGTAATCGCTCCCCGATTCCAGGGCGTCCATGAAGTCATCGGTCACGGCGACCGAGATGCAGAAATTGGTCAGCGCCAGCGGGTCGTCTTTGGCGACAATGAATTTTAAAATGTCCGGATGATGCACCGACAACAGGCCGATGCTGCAGCCCCGGCGCACCCCCCCCTGGCGGATGACGTCAGAGGCGGCCGACAGCGCCGAGAGGAAGCTGACCGGCCCGCCGGCGATGCCGGAGACGCCGTCAACCATGTCGCCCGCCGGCCGCAGTCGGGACAGGGAGTAGCCGGTACCTCCGCCGCTCTTGTGGATCAGGGCGGTGTACTTCATGGCATCGAAAATGCCCTCGACGGAGTCTTCCACCGGCAGGGCGAAGCAGGCGGCCAGCTGGCCGTTCTTTTTACCGGCGTTTAAAAGCGTCGGCGAATTGGGCAGGAATTCCAGGCGCGACATGACGCCGTAGAATTCGGCTTCTTTGGCGGCGACGTCGGCGCGGGCATCGTACTGACGCTCGGCGGCGGCCAGCGTCCCGGCGACGCGGCGAAACATCTCCGCCGGCGTCTCGATGACCCGGCCCGCGGCGTCCTTACGCAGGTAACGCTTTTCCAGGACGCGCCGGGCATTGGCGGTGAGTTCTATCTCCGGCTGCGGCGCCGCTTTAGAACCGGCATCGAGAGGCATGGTAATCTACTCGACCTTCAGGATGTTAAGGTACCAGAAGCCGTCCTGAAGCACTTTGTTGCTTTCGACGATCTCCAGGTTTTTCTTGAAAGCAGGCCCGCCCAGGACGGTGGTGTGATAGGCCCCGGCCTCGGCGGCGCGGGAGATTTTCTTTTCGCGGCGGATTTCGTCCCAGTCACGGAGGAAAGCGGCGTCCAGCTTGCGGCCCAGCCATTCTTCGCCCATGACATCGGCCCGGGTGGTGACGATGATGGCTTCAAAGCCGCGGCTGATGAACTCCCGGAGGATGCGGTCCTTGGTCATGCCTTCCAGCGGCAGGTGGGCGGCGATGCCGACCTCGCGGCAGACCGAGTCAATCCACTGGCGTTCCACGTCGCCGTTGCCGAAAATGCCGCCCTCCACGCCCTGCTTGTGAAGCTCTTCGAGGCATTTCTTGAAATCGGCTTCGTAGCGGAAGCCGTTGGTCACCAGCTGGATCAGCGGTATGCCCATGCTTCGGGCCTGAGCCTGCATCAGGTCTGATGACAGGCCGTGAGTGCAGGAGGTGCGGCCGTCCTCGTTGAGGATATTCAGGAGATGGGTAACCTTCATGCCGGATTCACGGGCCATGGCCAGGGCCAGGCAGCTGTCCTTGCCGCCGCTCTACGAAGTCACAACCTGAGTCAAGATGCCCTCCCGAAAGTTAACGCGGATAAAGATTCATGTAAGGATAACAAACATTCAATATTAGCAAGAACGAGTATTTTTCGCAACGGAAAAAACGTTCCGGCTGCTTTGCGGCGGCACTGACGTGGGGATTAGGGTACAGGCGGGGAAGCGGCGGCGGTTCAACCGGATGAAACCCTGACGATGGCGCGCTTGGCGGGGCTCGAACCCACGACCTCAGCCTTCGCAGGGCTGCGCTCTATCCAACTGAGCTACAAGCGCCCGAACCAAGAAAGTAAATGGTGCCGAAGGAGAGATTTGAACTCTCATGCCCTTACGGACACTACGCCCTGAACGTAGCGCGTCTGCCGTTCCGCCACTTCGGCGCGGTTGTGATTACAGGCAAGTGTCAATTATACTTACCTTAAAGACAGGCTGTCAATCGGAGGTCCCGCATGCGGGTCATCCTTTTTACCGGCAAGGGCGGCGTCGGCAAGACCTCGCTGGCCGCGGCCACCGCCGTCCGCGCCGCGGACATGGGCAAGCGCACCCTGGTGCTTTCAACCGACATCGCCCACAGCCTGGCCGATTCCTTCGATGTCGAACTGGCCAACGAGCCGCGGCAGATAATCGCCAATCTGTGGGGCCAGGAGACCGAGATCTATAAAACGCTGGAAACCTACTGGGGCGCCATCCAGCGGTATATCGCCGCGCTCATGTCCTGGCGCGGCATGAGCGGCATCGTGGCCGACGAGGTAGCCGTCCTGCCCGGCATGGAAGAGCTGGCCAACCTGCTCTACATCGAGAGATACCGGCGCGAAGGGAACTACGACCTGGTGATCGTTGATTCGGCGCCGACCGGGGAAACGCTCAGGCTGCTGTCTTTCCCGGATATGCTGCACTGGTGGATGAACCGGCTGTTCCCCATCCAGCGGAAAGTGGCCGCGGTGATGCGGCCGGTGGTGGGCGCCCTCTCCGACATCCCGCTACCGTCCAACTCGGTGCTGGACGCGGTGGCCGAACTCTATGCCGAACTGGAGGATGTCCACAAACTCCTGCTGGATGCCGAACAGTCTTCCATCAGGCTGGTGGTCAATCCGGAGAAGATGGTCATCAAGGAAGCCCAGCGCACCCTGACCTATTTGAACCTGTTCGGCTACTCGACCGACGCCGTTATCGTCAACCGCATCCTGCCCCAGTCAGTCAGCGATGACTACTTCGCCGGCTGGAAAGAAAGCCAGCGCAAATACCTGAAGTACATCAAGGAAGCGTTCTCGCCGCTGCCGATTCTCAACATGCCGCTTCTAGACCAGGAGGTTGTCGGGGTGGAGATGCTGCGGCGGATGGCGGCGGCGGTTTACGGCGAGGCTGACCCGTCGGCTTTCTTTTTCCGGGGCCAGGTTCAAACGATCGACAAAACAAGCGACGGCTACCTGCTCAACCTGAAGCTGCCGTTCGCCAGCAAGGAGCAGGTCTCCTTAATCCACAGCCGCGACGAACTGAATATTAAGGTCGGCAGCTACCGCCGTACCGTGGCCCTGCCGCACGTATTGACCAGTCTCAAGGTCGGCGACGCCAAAATGGACGGCCAGACGCTGCGCATTCATTTCTTGCAGCCGTCCGCGGCCGGAGAGCCGGCGGTTAAAAAACACGGGCATAAAGAGGAGGCCAGCCAATGAGCGACAGCATGTTCGAGATTTCTTTTCAGCCCGGCGAGGAAGTGGTTATCAAGCTCCGGGCGCCGGACCTTAAAATGTTCAAAGGCGAAACGGTTCAGCACCTGATGGGCGCCAGGAAAGAGATGCTGCTGGCCCTCCGCAGCCTGCTTGACGAAGCTATTTCCCGTACCGACGCCCATGCCGCGCCGGCCGAAGACCGGACGCGGATCAAGGTGGAGTGAGCGCCGCCTAGATTTCCTTTTGCTTAAGGATGCCCGTCGCCAGCCAGCCCGACGCGGCGATCAGCGCCAGAGTCACCCCAAGCGCCAGCCATTCCTCACCCCCGGCTTCGCCGGCGGTGAGGTGGTTGCCCCAGCTGGTGATGGCGCCCGGCAGCACCCGGCCGAGATACGGCACGGCCGTCAGAGCCGTGCCGGCGATGAGGGCGCCGATAGCTACGCCGCCGGCGGCCAGCGAGTTGCGGAAAACGGCTGAAAAGACCAGGGTCACGGCGACGCAGAAGGTCATATAGACCGCCAGCAACCCGGTCTGGGCGATGAAGCCGCCGAGGTTGCCGTCCTCAAACAGCAGCCAGGTGTAGCCGAAAGCGCCCAGGCCGCCGAGGGCGAGGCCAATGGCGAAAGTGGCGCTGATAGCGATGAG
This window contains:
- a CDS encoding Crp/Fnr family transcriptional regulator; this translates as MTSLSCMADMWLFDALDEKEKADVRRLFQRPEYLKNEYLFNEGEPASSVFIVTKGRVKLIKTSEDGREIVLGYLTANQLFGEEVLFDESRRSFAAVAAEDTRLCACYKSSFETLLAQNSQLSLKVIKSLGDKIRRITEQLADVAIYDTRSSLCRTLARLAKEHGRETSDGMKLNFRLTHDDLGALVGASRVMITNVMRSLKLAGIVKDDIDHRLVISRWFLNEPLPEETPVTPGSPGNCECFQLR
- a CDS encoding ArsA family ATPase, whose amino-acid sequence is MRVILFTGKGGVGKTSLAAATAVRAADMGKRTLVLSTDIAHSLADSFDVELANEPRQIIANLWGQETEIYKTLETYWGAIQRYIAALMSWRGMSGIVADEVAVLPGMEELANLLYIERYRREGNYDLVIVDSAPTGETLRLLSFPDMLHWWMNRLFPIQRKVAAVMRPVVGALSDIPLPSNSVLDAVAELYAELEDVHKLLLDAEQSSIRLVVNPEKMVIKEAQRTLTYLNLFGYSTDAVIVNRILPQSVSDDYFAGWKESQRKYLKYIKEAFSPLPILNMPLLDQEVVGVEMLRRMAAAVYGEADPSAFFFRGQVQTIDKTSDGYLLNLKLPFASKEQVSLIHSRDELNIKVGSYRRTVALPHVLTSLKVGDAKMDGQTLRIHFLQPSAAGEPAVKKHGHKEEASQ
- the rsgA gene encoding ribosome small subunit-dependent GTPase A translates to MNDQPTDSRPQDLRVLGWSPFFKEHFQQLNIPDTVPARVISESKDLFQVQSAGGVLAAAIAGRMRHRLKAEGLYPAAGDWVAVKPLAGEKKAVIQAVLPRKSKFSRKAAGERTVEQIVAANVDTVFIVSGLDGGRSFNLRRIERYLTLAWSSGAAPVMVLNKADVCPGVENFILKVKAIAPGVPVHAVSARERAGLEALAPYLTEGSTVAFLGSSGVGKSALINAMLGHERQQTGAVRSDDRLGRHTTTMRQLLLLPAGGIVIDTPGMREIQMWAGEDDLHGTFSDVEMYARECRYADCGHDGEPGCAVRAAIDQGELDPARLASYRKLGNEIHYLAAREAQSARCYEKEKWRPIAKLVKEINRSRLE
- a CDS encoding pyridoxamine 5'-phosphate oxidase family protein, translated to MAKLPPEVIALFQDPAVPKMVATVSRDGELNVTPKTSMTAVDDETLAFADLYGRTTRTFKNLEETGKVAIVAMKVPVAPPFTTFQVKGTYREYLTSGPVFEQFAGALKAAMGVVISGVGTVKVDAVFSQAPQDKGKQIA
- a CDS encoding adenosylcobalamin-dependent ribonucleoside-diphosphate reductase, which produces MPLDAGSKAAPQPEIELTANARRVLEKRYLRKDAAGRVIETPAEMFRRVAGTLAAAERQYDARADVAAKEAEFYGVMSRLEFLPNSPTLLNAGKKNGQLAACFALPVEDSVEGIFDAMKYTALIHKSGGGTGYSLSRLRPAGDMVDGVSGIAGGPVSFLSALSAASDVIRQGGVRRGCSIGLLSVHHPDILKFIVAKDDPLALTNFCISVAVTDDFMDALESGSDYDLINPRTGKLTGRLNAVEVFKKIVAQSWKTGDPGLVFIDRVNRGNPTPNLGPVETVTGCAEQALLPYESCNLGSVNLAKMVKQAGEKMVVDYDKLAAAVKTGVNLLDNVIDVNCYPLLQVEEVTKQTRKIGLGVMGFADMLVLLGVPYDSFEAVKIAEYVMGFVTEKARDASEELAEKRGVFPAFKGSVHDAPGGRRQRHASCTTVAPTGTISLIAGCNVGIEPFYATVFVRNVLDGENLLEINPYFESAARREGFYSGELLQKLVSCIDLTQIDGVPERIKRVYVTSNRIKPEWHVRIQAAFQRHTDGAVSKMTNVPNLTTPQQQADIFLFGYREGVKGITLYRDSSRELESLCADEKAHKLVAEYISANP
- a CDS encoding multicopper oxidase family protein codes for the protein MENQKTGISRREFMKRAGLTAAGAGGVLLAESALVRGLTMFAAKPPPAGQVPLPGNKIPQFIDPLPVLDLNPASTTGIPTVVAGANELVLNMHTFKANIMPSTWAAANPGYTGTWTFGYRVGPAAAPGLVETNVGPVIVASRGTPTRIRYVNNLEASANTIHWRDWTDQTLHSAFHQAKGEMMPIASDAQLHYDGPVLAVPHLHGGEVPAVVDGGPEAWFASDVPGTAPISMDKGPAYYSMAGAAANECIYTYPNSQEAAPLWFHDHLLGGTRLNATFGGLAGAYALIDPDLDLPDGLHPVGLQRGGTTDYLIPLVIQDRMFDTNGQLLMPNAGVNPEHPYWVPEFVGDTIIVNGKVWPYLTVEQKRYRFFLINGSNSRAYDMFLQDTASGIKGPRMWVIATDGGYLDAPVLIDPNANGQQIKAGQQTSLMMMPGERYEIIVDFADPVWRTLLAARRVRFPLNLTLRNTAPTVNGNPKASTEGRIMQFRVSTAAPAEDTSYNPASGIPLRPPMVRLAGVTPAKTRFLTLNEVVGAGGPLEALVNNTKWSGLRHGMNPGDPPIPIPGSVEVPPNWLTELPEEGDTEIWEIANMTMDSHPIHLHAVQFQLLSRQPFDMKAFMAAYDMAFPDGMFMPGHGPPNDYFTPNAAGAIGGNPDYTPFLLGQATPPLAYEAGWKDTVIMRMGEISRIAVRWAPQDVPAGTSGSFPFDPAAGDGVYVWHCHITDHEDNEMMRPDQIQPKAGAVRDFEMGTDF
- a CDS encoding ABC transporter permease encodes the protein MTGFKTLLFKELREQFKTFRLLIVGGVFLFFGLSTPLMIRYLPEIIKLAGGENAVPIELPPPTALQALAEYSATALQIGLLIAVLVTMGAIAGERKSGTALMTLSKPVSAGAFVTSKLIAISATFAIGLALGGLGAFGYTWLLFEDGNLGGFIAQTGLLAVYMTFCVAVTLVFSAVFRNSLAAGGVAIGALIAGTALTAVPYLGRVLPGAITSWGNHLTAGEAGGEEWLALGVTLALIAASGWLATGILKQKEI